Proteins encoded together in one Terriglobus saanensis SP1PR4 window:
- a CDS encoding cysteine hydrolase family protein yields MALTTLDPKSALIVIDLQNGIVTLPAADLVEPVIKHAAALVEAFRAHKLPVVLVNVAGVAPGRSERGPRMGDAPPAGWTDLIPELNQQPEDHTVTKKTWGAFTNTGLADYLKEKGVTQVVLAGVATSIGVESTARQAQEFGFNVTLAVDAMADLNADAHLNSVTRIFPRLGETGTTQDVLALLKTTHA; encoded by the coding sequence ATGGCATTGACCACACTGGACCCCAAGAGCGCACTGATCGTCATTGATCTGCAGAACGGCATCGTCACCTTGCCGGCCGCCGATCTCGTCGAACCGGTCATCAAGCACGCTGCTGCGCTCGTCGAAGCATTTCGTGCGCATAAGCTGCCAGTCGTCCTGGTCAATGTCGCCGGTGTCGCGCCGGGACGGTCGGAACGGGGACCGCGGATGGGGGATGCACCTCCCGCAGGATGGACTGATCTGATTCCTGAGCTGAACCAGCAGCCGGAAGATCACACCGTGACGAAGAAGACCTGGGGAGCTTTCACAAACACGGGCCTCGCCGATTACCTGAAGGAAAAGGGCGTGACGCAGGTCGTGCTTGCGGGTGTGGCGACGAGCATCGGCGTAGAGTCCACCGCGCGCCAGGCCCAGGAGTTCGGGTTCAACGTCACGCTTGCTGTGGATGCGATGGCCGACCTGAACGCAGACGCGCACCTCAACAGCGTGACGCGGATCTTTCCAAGACTGGGTGAGACCGGCACAACGCAGGACGTCCTTGCTCTGCTTAAGACCACCCACGCCTGA